AAATGTTCATAAATCAGCTCCAATTCTTAGCGCTGGAAGAACTCAATCCATTCCTTCTCGGGTCCATAAATGAAGAAATAACGGTAACCGTTAGGCAGTGTAATCATCTCTCCATCAATAAACTCGGCCTCAGTTGCCTTAATGCGGTTGTACTCAGCCTCAAGGTCATCGACATGGATAGCAAAATGATGCACCGTACCTTCGGAAGGCAGCTTGTCGCTGTATCCCTGGATCAACTCAATCTCGGTCTCATCGCTTCCGTTGAAGCCGAGAAAGGCGAGCTGAATGACACCGTTGGTGTGGGTTACC
This window of the Paenibacillus marchantiae genome carries:
- a CDS encoding VOC family protein; the encoded protein is MSFQKRIDHVGIAVRDLETTLRFYTEIVGLELKDRVTHTNGVIQLAFLGFNGSDETEIELIQGYSDKLPSEGTVHHFAIHVDDLEAEYNRIKATEAEFIDGEMITLPNGYRYFFIYGPEKEWIEFFQR